GGAACCTCCAGGACATGGTCGAGGAAGGCGCATTCCGCCGTGACCTGTTCTACCGCCTCTGCGTCGTGCCGATCGAGTTGCCCGCTCTGCGGGACCGGAAAGGCGATGTCGCGCTGCTCGCCCGGCACTTCCTCCGGGAGTTCTGCGAGCAGAGCCGGAAGGCGATCTCGGACTTCGATCCGGCGGCGATGAGATGGCTGGAGAGCCACTCTTGGCCCGGGAACGTCCGCGAGCTCCGCAATGTCGTCGAACGCGCCGTCATCCTGTGTCCCGGCACAGTCGTCGACATGAGCCATCTGAACCCGTCGGCTTGGGGCGCTCCGGTGGACGATTCCCCGGATCGCATCTCGAACGATCCACGGCGCGTCGATGTCCACGTAGGATTGACGGCGGACGAAGCCGAGAAGCGCTTGATCCTCAAGACGCTCGAGGAATGCGGCGGGAACAAGAGCCGCGCCGCCGAAGTGCTCGGTCTCACCTCCCGGACCATCCGCAACAAGCTCAAAGAATACGGGTTGATGGACTGAAGTGCGGATCCCCCGTAACGCGCCACGGTCGCGTACCCGTCTGCCTGGGTTCCTCGACTGAGCAAGCCGCCCTCGGATCGCGTGACCCGTGCTTTTACCGCTAAAGATTCCCCGCAGGACGCCGATACTAAGAGCGAGACTCATCGCAGCAAGCGGTGCGGTCGTCCCGGACGGAGCCGATGGGTGTCGGCTCCCATGAACGGGCGTCGTCGTTGCAACGTAAATCCTAGCAGTGTGGGTGTTACTCGATCGTACGTCAAACTTCCCCCTAAGTCGCGTTTTCGCAATCACCCCGCTAGGATCGGACGTCGGCAACGCCGCAGATGCGATGACAGCGAGTGATCCTCCGAACTTGACGTCTGGAAGGCGTCAGTAACTCTCCAGGCGGGCGTTCATTGGGTGATGAACGTTCGTGCTGAGGCTACCACAACGGGAGCTAGCGGCAGATGTACCGAATCAACACGAACCTCATGTCCATCAATGGACAGCGCAACCTCTTCCAGTCGTCGCACGCGTTGACGAGCGCGATGTCCCGCCTGTCGTCCGGTCTTCGCATCATGCGTTCCGCAGACGACGCCGCCGGCATCACGATGTCCGAGGCGATGCGCGCCCAGATCGTCGCGGCGAACCAGTCGAACCGGAACATCTCGCAGGCGATCACGATGCTCCAGACCGCTGACAGCGGTTACGAGCAGATCGGCAACATGCTGATCCGCCTCAAGGAACTCGCCACGCAGGCGTCTGACTCCACGCTGAACGAGACCAACCGCAGCGCGATCTCGCTGGAAGCCACGCAGTTGGTGTCGGAAATCGAGCGCATCGCTCAGTCGACGAGCTACAACGGTATCACACTCATCACCTCCAGTGGCGGCCCCACGATCGCCCTGAGCTTCTACGTGGGCGATGGTTCGCTCGCCAGCCCGACGAACCAGATCATCTTCTTCATTCCGGACTTCGTTGCGGCGAATTCCACGACCGGTGCCCTGTCGATCAACGGGACGAATTTCGGCGTCACGGTGGCATTCTGGACCGCCGTCTCGGCCGCGGCCGTCCTGGTGGATCAGCTCGACTCGGCGGTCAAGAACCTGGCATTCTCGCGAACCAAGCTGGGCGCCGTCGTGAACCGACTCGAGAAGGCGCAGGCGAACATCCAGGCCCTGTCCGAGAACACGTCGAGCGCCCGTTCGGTCGTCCTCGATGCCGACTTCGCGGCGGAGACCGCAGCGCTCACCCGCGCTCAGATCCTCGTCCAGGCGGGCACCTCGATCCTGCAGCAGTCGAACATCCTGCCGCAGAACGCGCTGCTGCTCCTCCAAGGCTAGAGGCAGCCTAACTGACGCAACGCCTTCCGGCGTAGGCAAAAAGGGCTCCCGAAAGGGAGCCCTTTTCCGTGCTCGCTCGAAAGCTCGTTCCGGCGGTTGCCAAGTCTGGAGAGCTGAGCGGTCACGTTCGCGGGAATGGCTGACGGAGCGCATGGCTAGCAGATGCGCGGAAGCTGCTCGCCGCTCAGCATGTCCACGGCGCGGCTGGTTCCGAGGCGCGTCGTCATCGTCACCTCGCCCGATCTGCCCGCCACGACGCTCCCGACCTGGTGGGCATCGCGGCAGACCGGATCGGCGCGCAGAACCTCGACGGCGCGTTCCGCCGCGTCCTGCGGCACGAAGGCGACGAATCGCCCTTCGTTGGCGACGTAGAGCGGGTCGAACCCGAGGATTTCGCACGCTCCGCGCACGTCCTCCCGGACGGAGATGGCATCCTCGCGCAGGCGGATGTGAACACTGGCGGCTTCGGCGATCTCGAT
This window of the Candidatus Poribacteria bacterium genome carries:
- a CDS encoding flagellin FliC — translated: MYRINTNLMSINGQRNLFQSSHALTSAMSRLSSGLRIMRSADDAAGITMSEAMRAQIVAANQSNRNISQAITMLQTADSGYEQIGNMLIRLKELATQASDSTLNETNRSAISLEATQLVSEIERIAQSTSYNGITLITSSGGPTIALSFYVGDGSLASPTNQIIFFIPDFVAANSTTGALSINGTNFGVTVAFWTAVSAAAVLVDQLDSAVKNLAFSRTKLGAVVNRLEKAQANIQALSENTSSARSVVLDADFAAETAALTRAQILVQAGTSILQQSNILPQNALLLLQG